A portion of the Corynebacterium occultum genome contains these proteins:
- a CDS encoding riboflavin synthase, which translates to MFTGIVEEIGTVESVKDLGDSVQMSIRAKQVLSDAKLGDSIAVNGVCLTVATQEAELFTADLMKITLDATNLGRLVPGSRVNLERALAVSDRLGGHIMQGHVDGTSALLSRTPSEHWEVLRFALPEALAAYVVAKGSIAINGTSLTVAGLGEDWFEVSLIPTTLADTTHGALQVGDTVNLEVDVLAKYVERMLSRGVLPDAGGPVTGSSSTAG; encoded by the coding sequence ATGTTCACCGGAATTGTGGAGGAGATCGGCACGGTGGAATCCGTGAAGGATCTCGGTGACTCCGTCCAGATGAGCATCCGTGCCAAGCAGGTGCTCTCTGATGCCAAATTAGGGGACTCCATTGCGGTCAATGGTGTCTGTCTGACTGTTGCCACCCAGGAAGCGGAGCTCTTCACCGCTGACCTGATGAAGATCACGCTGGATGCCACCAATCTCGGCCGGCTGGTGCCGGGCTCCAGGGTCAACCTGGAGCGAGCTCTGGCGGTCAGCGACCGCCTCGGCGGCCACATCATGCAGGGGCATGTCGACGGCACCTCGGCCCTGCTCAGCCGCACTCCCTCCGAGCACTGGGAAGTCCTTCGCTTCGCCCTGCCGGAGGCGCTCGCCGCCTATGTGGTGGCCAAGGGATCCATCGCGATCAACGGCACTTCCTTGACGGTGGCGGGGCTGGGGGAGGACTGGTTCGAGGTCTCCCTGATCCCGACCACCCTGGCGGATACCACCCACGGTGCTCTCCAGGTCGGCGACACCGTCAACCTCGAGGTTGACGTGCTGGCCAAGTATGTCGAACGGATGCTCAGTCGGGGAGTCCTCCCCGATGCGGGTGGACCGGTGACCGGATCCTCATCGACGGCGGGCTAA
- the ribD gene encoding bifunctional diaminohydroxyphosphoribosylaminopyrimidine deaminase/5-amino-6-(5-phosphoribosylamino)uracil reductase RibD has protein sequence MRIPAIDPENLDADLARGLAAALAAGAEAHGRTSPNPPVGAAILDTSGNIVGVGGTQPAGGAHAEVMALAEAGEKALGGTAVVTLEPCNHIGRTGPCTQALLKAGIAAVYYVHPDPNGQASGGAQFLREQEVAVVRINTSSRDLLPWLNSLQLGRPTVTLKFAQTLDGFTAALDGSSQWITGDQARRRVHEDRRQRDGIIIGTGTALADNPSLTARREDGSLHDTQPRRVVIGSRPISAEQAPNLHRLGFEQYPEISTALAALWQAGARDVLVEGGAGLASAFLAAGLVDNIQAYIAPTLLGQGHPVLANAVSDTLAGAASFELVSQTRLGGDLLLELKKKGSVSD, from the coding sequence ATGAGGATCCCTGCGATAGACCCGGAGAATCTGGACGCTGATCTCGCCCGGGGACTGGCGGCCGCCCTGGCCGCCGGTGCCGAGGCACATGGCCGGACCAGCCCCAACCCGCCGGTAGGTGCCGCCATCCTGGACACCAGCGGGAACATTGTCGGTGTCGGCGGCACCCAGCCTGCCGGGGGGGCCCACGCCGAGGTCATGGCGCTGGCCGAGGCGGGGGAGAAGGCCCTGGGGGGCACTGCCGTGGTCACCCTGGAACCCTGCAATCACATCGGCCGGACCGGACCCTGCACCCAGGCGCTGCTCAAGGCTGGTATCGCCGCGGTGTACTACGTCCATCCGGACCCCAACGGCCAGGCCAGTGGTGGCGCCCAGTTCCTCCGGGAACAGGAGGTGGCGGTCGTCCGCATCAACACCTCCTCCCGGGATCTGCTGCCCTGGCTGAATTCGCTGCAGCTGGGCCGGCCCACGGTGACCCTCAAATTCGCCCAGACCCTGGACGGTTTCACCGCAGCCCTGGATGGCAGCAGCCAGTGGATCACCGGAGATCAGGCCCGGCGCAGAGTGCATGAGGACCGTCGTCAGCGTGACGGCATCATCATCGGCACCGGTACCGCCCTGGCTGACAACCCCTCGCTGACCGCCCGCCGGGAAGACGGTAGCCTCCATGACACCCAGCCCCGCCGGGTGGTCATCGGCTCCCGGCCGATCAGTGCGGAGCAGGCCCCCAACCTCCACCGCCTGGGCTTTGAGCAGTACCCGGAAATTTCCACCGCCCTGGCGGCGTTATGGCAGGCAGGAGCACGTGATGTGCTTGTCGAAGGTGGGGCCGGACTGGCCTCAGCATTCCTCGCCGCCGGACTGGTGGACAATATTCAGGCCTATATCGCACCCACCCTCTTAGGGCAGGGGCATCCGGTCCTGGCGAATGCGGTCTCTGACACCCTCGCCGGTGCGGCCAGCTTCGAACTAGTCTCCCAGACCAGGCTCGGTGGAGACCTACTCCTGGAACTCAAGAAGAAAGGTAGCGTGAGCGACTAA